ATCTCTCTCCTAGTATGTCATCAGATGGCATAGCTGTTTGCTCTGTTCAGAATCATCATTCATCACTGAGACACCCTGTGCCGTACGCTCTCTGGACCATAGTATACGGCTTCGGTTCTCAACGGGGACTGGTCATTATTGCTGTGTTTTGGTACTACCTGCCGTATTAGCATTCGTATATGACGTGTATTGTTAACGTGAAACAAGCGCTATAGTGGCTGAGGCCGTCCCTACAGATACGATGCCGCCCTCATCACCCAATGTCAAAAAATCCCTCTCCCTGTCACCATCCGAACAGTGGACACTCCATCACGTGTTACTCCGTCGTATCGATCAGGAGTCGGTTAATCCATCAGAGGAACCACCACCGATTGAGGTCTTTCGTGCATTCGCTGCGCTTGATGCCGGCGACCTCTCGTTTACCGACGCCGAACTCGAAGCAATTCAGTCCGTCCTTACGGACTACCATCACGATACTGACCGGTGGAGCGTCGACCGTCCTCGTGTTGAACTCCTGCTTCAGCACGTCTCGGAAGCACGCAATACCGATCGCAAACTTCACCTAAATTTCGAGGCGGAGGACCCTTCCTCGACGAAGTGAGCGAAGCGAACGGAGTAGGGAGGAGCCGACAACACCGCAACGAACCACGTTCTCAGGCGGGCCTGCTCCCGAACGTTTGAGTAATTAGAAACGATCCCCAGTCATCGAATCTCCGATGGATGACTCATTCTCGAGGGTTGCTGATATTGAGCATCTCACCTTCACAGTCCGGACATTCCATTGGATGGTGGTTGGCCTCCATTCTGTGTCCACAGTCCATACATTCGAATATATTCGGAGACACTTCTTTAGATAGTTGTTTCTTTCCCATGAGTACTATATGATCTCCCACCGTTATCAACCTATCCTCTATAAACTTCCAAAAATATCATAGAACGCTACAACTCGAGATCGAGTCCTGCAAATACGCGCCCTATCCTCCTCGGGAGCAATCACTATCGACTGGTTGTAATACGGCCTCTAGCCTGTCCCTCGATGGAATATCACCCCGTCTCCACGTCTTGGCCTTCCGAGCGCCCATTCGATTTCGGCGAGCGTCTCACCCTGTGGAACATCTGCCTTCTGCCAACGGGCTTGGTTGCACAAGGCACTGAAAGACC
Above is a genomic segment from Halalkalicoccus sp. NIPERK01 containing:
- a CDS encoding rubrerythrin-like domain-containing protein, whose protein sequence is MGKKQLSKEVSPNIFECMDCGHRMEANHHPMECPDCEGEMLNISNPRE